The following are encoded together in the Gadus chalcogrammus isolate NIFS_2021 chromosome 2, NIFS_Gcha_1.0, whole genome shotgun sequence genome:
- the LOC130404448 gene encoding uncharacterized protein LOC130404448: protein MIWSCKLCAASFTSRIQLFRHYRLQHSHYSRISPLPCLYTDCICTFQTLNALSTHLSRYHTAQSSSCAEQSQGTVLFKCSLCTYQQPFSKSDVFSHLRKHLKNHETVTCPYKDCSYRTNVYSSFNSHKSRAHQEGLASDFQTDIVSEDPHNLQASISEGNNDFHEECPGPSREVGNDDQCDTGSLRNQLKKNVSSLFLKMQAILHVSNTATQEIVDHLNDIFSLSEPLIKEAVSDILQRNGHIITEPTLSEVVPAVMDCNVLSTSTSKGAELSSHKRRKTFIERNYPCVMPVEYQLEEPGHTSMYVPILSMIQELFKNTDILNKITEKNTASGQYVAL from the exons ATGATCTGGAGCTGTAAGTTGTGCGCAGCTTCTTTCACCTCCAGAATACAGTTATTTAGACACTACAGGCTGCAGCACAGCCACTATTCCAGAATCAGCCCTCTTCCATGCCTCTACACTGATTGCATTTGTACATTTCAGACACTTAATGCACTCAGTACTCATCTGTCAAGATATCATACAGCACAATCTAGCAGTTGTGCAGAGCAGAGTCAGGGGACTGTGTTATTTAAATGCTCTTTATGCACATATCAGCAACCCTTTTCTAAATCGGACGTTTTCAGTCATCTCAGAAAGCATTTGAAAAATCATGAAACAGTGACGTGCCCATATAAGGATTGTAGCTATCGCACAAATGTGTACTCCTCATTTAATTCCCATAAAAGTAGAGCACACCAAGAAGGTCTTGCATCAGACTTTCAAACTGATATTGTCAGTGAGGATCCCCATAATCTTCAAGCCAGTATTTCTGAGGGAAATAATGATTTCCATGAAGAATGCCCAGGCCCGAGCAGAGAAGTGGGGAATGATGATCAGTGTGACACTGGCAGTCTAAGAaatcaacttaaaaaaaatgtatcttcCTTATTCCTAAAGATGCAGGCTATCCTCCATGTCTCAAACACAGCTACTCAGGAAATAGTAGACCACTTGAATGACATCTTCTCCTTATCTGAGCCGTTGATCAAAGAGGCAGTTAGTGACATACTGCAAAGAAATGGTCACATTATTACAGAACCTACACTTAGTGAAGTTGTTCCGGCTGTCATGGACTGCAATGTTCTGTCTACATCAACCTCTAAAGGTGCCGAGTTGAGTTCACACAAGCGTAGAAAAACCTTTATTGAGCGCAACTATCCTTGTGTTATGCCAGTGGAGTATCAGTTGGAGGAACCTGGACATACCAGCATGTATGTTCCTATCCTTTCAATGATTCAAGAGCTTTTTAAAAACACGGACATTCTTAACAAgattactgaaaaaaatactGCATCTGGTCAATAT GTGGCTTTGTAG